ACCGTCATCCTGAAGCCGGAGGCCCGGACCTGAGCCGGGGCAGTCAGGCTCTTTCCTCCTTTCCCTCCGCCATGAAGCAGAACAAGTACGACGAAGATTCCTTTTTCCGGAAATGCAGCCAAATGGACCGTTCCGTCAAGGGACTGGCCGGAGCCGGAGAATGGAAAACGCTGGAACGGATGCTGCCGGATTTTCACGGGAAACGGGTTCTGGACCTGGGCTGCGGATTCGGCTGGCACTGCCGGTATGCGGCGGAACACGGAGCGACTTCCGTCACGGGGGTGGATATTTCGGAAAAAATGCTCGCCAGAGCCGCAAGCATGGAAAAGACGGATATCATCAACTACATCTGCATGCCCATGGAGGACATTGATTTTCCTCCCTCTTCCTTTGACATAGTCATCAGTTCACTGGCCTTTCACTACACGCGGGATTTCCCCCGCATCTGCCGGGAGGTTTCCCATTGCCTGGGCAGCGGCGGCGCATTCGTTTTTTCCGTGGAGCACCCCGTTTTTACCGCCCAGGGACGCCAGGACTGGCATTATGACGGCTCCGGCGGCATCATGCACTGGCCCGTGGACGGTTATTTTGCGGAAGGCCCCCGCAAGGCCGTCTTTCTGGGGGAGGAAGTAACCAAATACCACAGGACGCTCACCACCTACCTGGGCGCCCTAGCCGCAAACGGATTTGAGATCATTGCCGTGGAAGAGCCCCAGCCTTCCGGAGAGCTTCTGAATACTGTTCCCGGCATGCGGGACGAGTTGAGGCGCCCGATGATGCTCATCATTTCCGCCCGCAAAAAGTAGCGCGCCTCACGCGTTCAGTTCCTCATGGCAGAGATCGGAGGTGCATTCGTTATTCAGTTCGGCCCGGATGCGCAAACGTTCGGAAACGATCTTTTCATCGTCCGCTCCACCCTCGCGCAGGAAATATTCCGCCATGGAAAGGGCCACTTCCGATTCCGAGGAGAAAACCTGGGAAGCTCCGGCTTCTTTCAGAATGTCCACATCCCGCATGTATTTGGTGTGAATCATCACATCGAGGCGGGGATTGAGTTCAATGGCCATCTCCACAATATCCTTGGCATCCGGAATGGAGGAGGAAAGAATCAAGCTTTCCGCGTATTCAATGCCCGCATGCTTCAGCACCTCCCGCTGGCGCGCGTCCCCGTACACGATTTTACCCCCCTGTCCCCGTATTCTGGTGACCGTATCTATGTTCATTTCCACGATGACGACTTCCACGCCGTTGTCGTTTAAAATGCTTTTAAGCATGCGTCCCGTAGGGCCGAACCCCACCAGCACCACACGCCGGGCATCTTCCTCAGGCGGCGGAACGACGTTTGCCAGGGAGTGAGCAGGAAGACCGATGCCGCGTCTTTCCAGCCATTTGACCACAGGAGTAATCTTACGATAGAGAATGGGATTTAATGAAATGGAAATGACGGCGGCGAGAATGATGGCCTGGTTGGCTTCCGGAGGCAGAATGCCGTACACCAGTCCTATTCCGGCAAGAATGAAGGAAAATTCCCCCACCTGCGCCAGCGCCACGGATACGTTCAAGGCCAAAGCCAGCGGCCTCCGCAGGCAGCGTACAACCACATAGGCGGCCAGGGGCTTGCCGATCATCACCACGGCCAGCGTTGCCAGGGCCAGCGGCCAGCAGTCGCCCACGGACATCGGATCAAACATCATCCCTACGGAGACGAAGAAAAGAACGGCGAAAGCGTCCCTCATCAGCATGGCCTCCGCCGCGGCGCGCGCGCAGAAGTCCGACTGGCCGACAACCATGCCCGCCAAAAATGCGCCCAGCACCATGGATGCCCCGAAAAATTCGGCGGAACATACCGCCACCCCCAGCGCAATGACCAGCACGGCAAGCGTAAACAGGTCCCT
This genomic stretch from Akkermansia biwaensis harbors:
- a CDS encoding class I SAM-dependent methyltransferase, which encodes MKQNKYDEDSFFRKCSQMDRSVKGLAGAGEWKTLERMLPDFHGKRVLDLGCGFGWHCRYAAEHGATSVTGVDISEKMLARAASMEKTDIINYICMPMEDIDFPPSSFDIVISSLAFHYTRDFPRICREVSHCLGSGGAFVFSVEHPVFTAQGRQDWHYDGSGGIMHWPVDGYFAEGPRKAVFLGEEVTKYHRTLTTYLGALAANGFEIIAVEEPQPSGELLNTVPGMRDELRRPMMLIISARKK
- a CDS encoding cation:proton antiporter; the protein is MDHDFSLILTFVGGLTAALLFGLIARKLHLSPLVGYLLAGVVVGPYSPGFVADSHTVEQFAELGVILLMFGVGLHFHLKDLIAVQKVAVPGAVVQISVATVLGVIVGWCFGWSTISGLVFGMAISVASTVVLTRVLEDHQNLHTPSGHVALGWLVVEDLFTILLLVLIPAVMEARQSGAGGWDSILSELGWMFVKLSVLVALTLFAGKKIIPLVLRYVARTGARDLFTLAVLVIALGVAVCSAEFFGASMVLGAFLAGMVVGQSDFCARAAAEAMLMRDAFAVLFFVSVGMMFDPMSVGDCWPLALATLAVVMIGKPLAAYVVVRCLRRPLALALNVSVALAQVGEFSFILAGIGLVYGILPPEANQAIILAAVISISLNPILYRKITPVVKWLERRGIGLPAHSLANVVPPPEEDARRVVLVGFGPTGRMLKSILNDNGVEVVIVEMNIDTVTRIRGQGGKIVYGDARQREVLKHAGIEYAESLILSSSIPDAKDIVEMAIELNPRLDVMIHTKYMRDVDILKEAGASQVFSSESEVALSMAEYFLREGGADDEKIVSERLRIRAELNNECTSDLCHEELNA